The following proteins are encoded in a genomic region of Phalacrocorax carbo chromosome 2, bPhaCar2.1, whole genome shotgun sequence:
- the CBLN2 gene encoding cerebellin-2 isoform X1 encodes MGRRRRGALPEPAGGCCCCLAAALPLLLLLLPAGCPVRAQNDTEPIVLEGKCLVVCDSSPSADGAITSSLGISVRSGSAKVAFSATRSTNHEPSEMSNRTMTIYFDQVLVNIGNHFDLASSIFVAPRKGIYSFSFHVVKVYNRQTIQVSLMQNGYPVISAFAGDQDVTREAASNGVLLHMEREDKVHLKLERGNLMGGWKYSTFSGFLVFPL; translated from the exons atggggcggcggcggcggggggcgctgccggagccggcgggcggctgctgctgctgcctggcggcggcgctgccgctgctgctgctgctgctgcccgccGGGTGCCCGGTGCGGGCGCAGAACGACACGGAGCCCATCGTCCTGGAGGGGAAGTGCCTGGTGGTGTGCGACTCCAGCCCCTCGGCCGACGGCGCCATCACCTCCTCCCTGGGGATCTCGGTGCGCTCGGGCAGCGCCAAGGTGGCCTTCTCGGCCACGCGCAGCACCAACCACGAGCCCTCCGAGATGAGCAACCGCACCATGACCATCTACTTCGACCAG GTATTAGTTAATATTGGCAACCATTTTGATCTTGCTTCCAGTATATTTGTAGCACCGAGAAAAGGGATATATAGTTTCAGTTTCCACGTGGTCAAGGTCTATAACAGACAAACCATCCAG GTAAGTTTAATGCAAAACGGCTACCCAGTGATTTCAGCTTTTGCAGGGGATCAGGACGTCACCAGAGAAGCAGCCAGCAATGGGGTCTTGCTCCACatggaaagagaagacaaagtGCATCTCAAACTGGAAAGGGGTAACCTCATGGGAGGGTGGAAATATTCAACCTTTTCCGGCTTCTTAGTCTTTCCACTATAA
- the CBLN2 gene encoding cerebellin-2 isoform X2 — MGRRRRGALPEPAGGCCCCLAAALPLLLLLLPAGCPVRAQNDTEPIVLEGKCLVVCDSSPSADGAITSSLGISVRSGSAKVAFSATRSTNHEPSEMSNRTMTIYFDQVSLMQNGYPVISAFAGDQDVTREAASNGVLLHMEREDKVHLKLERGNLMGGWKYSTFSGFLVFPL, encoded by the exons atggggcggcggcggcggggggcgctgccggagccggcgggcggctgctgctgctgcctggcggcggcgctgccgctgctgctgctgctgctgcccgccGGGTGCCCGGTGCGGGCGCAGAACGACACGGAGCCCATCGTCCTGGAGGGGAAGTGCCTGGTGGTGTGCGACTCCAGCCCCTCGGCCGACGGCGCCATCACCTCCTCCCTGGGGATCTCGGTGCGCTCGGGCAGCGCCAAGGTGGCCTTCTCGGCCACGCGCAGCACCAACCACGAGCCCTCCGAGATGAGCAACCGCACCATGACCATCTACTTCGACCAG GTAAGTTTAATGCAAAACGGCTACCCAGTGATTTCAGCTTTTGCAGGGGATCAGGACGTCACCAGAGAAGCAGCCAGCAATGGGGTCTTGCTCCACatggaaagagaagacaaagtGCATCTCAAACTGGAAAGGGGTAACCTCATGGGAGGGTGGAAATATTCAACCTTTTCCGGCTTCTTAGTCTTTCCACTATAA